ATCGGCGTTGAGGGCGGAGACATGGACGACCCGGCGCACGCCGGCGGCACGGCAGGCGGCCGCAATCCGCCTGGGCAACTCGACATGCGCCCGGGCGAAATCCGGTCCGTAAGGCAGGCCGTAGCGGCTGTGCAGGATACCGACCAGATTGATCACCGCGTCCTGTCCGGCAACCAGTCCGGCCAGGCAGGCGTCGTCGTGCACATTGGTTTCGACCACCTCGACGGTAGGCAGGACGAGCAAGTGCCGGGCGCGCTCGCGGTGCCGCGTCGGCACGGTCAGACGATGGCCTTGCGCGGCAAGCTGCCGCACCACATGGCCGCCCAAAAAGCCGGAGCCGCCGATCAGGAGAATTTTCTTTGTATTCATGCTGTTTAACGGTGCAGCGCAAAGGAGCCTGTACGGGTCCCCGCATTTTAATCTCAAGTCCGGCCCGGACGCGGCGTTATTACATGCTGCAGTGCTTATTGCAGGCCCGCCGTTGCAGAGAAAATGAGAAATCCCGCGCCCATGCCGAAGAAAATCGGCAAATTCGACATCCTCCGCGTCCTCGGCACGGGCGCGCAGAGCGTGGTCTATCTCGCCCACGATCCGCAGCTGCAGCGCGAAGTGGCCATCAAGTCGCTGCACCTGGACAGCCGCGACGAGGCGCGCAAGCGGGGTCTGATGGAAGAGGCGCGCACGGTCAGCCGGCTGCGCCATCCCAACATCGTGCCGATCTTCGATGCCGGCGAGCAGGACGGCGACCCCTACCTGGTGTTCGAGTACGTCGAGGGCCGCAACCTGGCCGAGCAGCTGCGCGAGACGGGAGGCATGCCGGCGCCGCGCGCCGTCGAGCTGATGCTGCCGATCCTCGACGCCGTCGAACATGCCCATCGCCACGGCATCATCCACCGCGACCTGAAGCCGTCCAACATCCTGCTCAACGCCGACGGCGTGCCGCGGGTGATGGACTTCGGCATCGCCGTGCGCGTCAACCAGGACGGCACGCCCGGCATCAGCGAAGGCATCCTCGGCACGCCGGCCTACCTGGCGCCGGAATGCATCAACGAGGGCCAGGCCAGCGTGCAGTCGGACGTCTTCTCCGCCGGCCTGATCCTGTGCGAGCTGCTCACCGGCAGGCCGGTGGTCAGCGGCAAGAGCGTGCTGACCGTGCTGCATCGCATGTCCACCGAGCCGATCCGCCTGCCGCCTGAAGCCGCCGGCGTGGCGGACGACCGCCTCGGCGACATCATCCTGAAGGCCACCGCGATGGACACCGCCGCGCGCTATCCCGACGTCGCGGCCCTGCGCGCCGCCCTCAAGGCCTGGCTGACGCCGCAGGAAGAGGAGTCCTCCGCCAGGCCGAGCGAAGGCGGCAAGCAGTCCACGCTGGATTTCCTCCTGCGCCGCATGCGCCACAAGAGCGATTTCCCGGCCCTCTCCGAGGCGATTTCGACCATCAACCGGCTCGCCGCCTCGGACCAGGAAAGCGTCTCCTCGCTCTCCAACACCATCCTCAAGGACGTCGCCCTCACCAACAAGCTGATGCGCCTGGTCAACTCGGCGTTCTACAAGCAGGCCGGCGGCGGCACCATCAGCACCATCTCGCGCGCCGTCATGATCCTCGGCTTCGGCACGGTGCGCAGCATCGCCACCTCGCTGATCCTGATGGAGCACCTGCAGAACAAGGGGCAGGCGGCACAGCTGCGCGAAGAGTTCGTGCGCGCCATCATGAGCGGCATCCTGGCGCGCGACATGGCGAAGAAGGGCATGGTGAAGGACTTCGAGGAAGCCTTCATCTGCTCGATGTTCCACAACCTCGGCCGCATGCTCGCCTACTACTATTTCCCCGACGAGACCGTCGAGATCCGCAAGCACCTCGCCCAGTCGGGCGGCAGCGAGGCCGCCGCCTCGGCCCGGGTGCTCGGCATCTCCTACGAGGAGCTGGGCATCGGCGTGGCGCGCAGCTGGGGTTTTCCGGACAGCATGGTCGGCAGCATGCGCCGGCTGCCCGAAGGGAGCGTGAAGAAGTCGGCCCATCCCAACGAGAAGCTGCGCGTGCTGGCCGGCCTCTCCGACCAGTTGTGCGCGGTATTCGAGCAGGTGCCGGCGGAAAGGCAGAAAGAGGAACTGCTGAAGATCAGCCGGCGCTTCGGCGACAGCATCCCCTTCGATAACGAGCAGCTCCAGCAGACCGTCAAGCACTCGCTCGAAGAGGTCGTCAACTACACGGCGGCCATCCGCCTCAACCTGCAGCAGAGCACGCTCGGCCGGCAGATCGGCGCCTGGAGCGGCCAGCAGCCGGAGAGGGGGGCGGCAGCCGGGACGGACGCGGCGGTCATCTCCAGCATCCCGGGCAACCTGACGCGGACAGCAGTCGCGGCGGCGCTGCCTGCCGAGGCGCTCCCGGCGCCGGCCGGCGAGGAGGCAGCCGGCCCCAGCCTGGAAGAAGCCCAGGCCATCCTCAACGCCGGCATCCAGGACATCACCGGCTCGCTGGTGGGGGACTATGCCCTCGCCGACATCCTGCGCATCATCATCGAGACCATGTACCGCGGCATCGGCTTCCAGCACGTCCTGCTGTGCATCAAGGATGCGCGCAGCAACAGCATGGCGGCCAAGTTCGGCTTCGGCCCGGAGATCGAGGAGATCATTCGCCGCTTCCGCTTCCCCCTCGGCGGCAGGAAGGACATCTTCGACGTGGCCCTCTCGCGCGGCGCCGACATCCTCATCTCCGACATTCGCGACCCGAAGATCAGCGGCCACATCCCGGAATGGTTCGGCAAGACCGTGGCGGCGGAGACCTTCATCCTCTTCCCGCTGGTGATCAAGAACGCACCGGTCGGGCTGATCTACGCCGACAAGGCACGCGCCGGCGAGCTGGTGATCCCGGAGAACGTCCTCTCCATGCTGCGCGCGCTGCGCAACCAGGCGGTGCTGGCGATCAAGCAGTCACGGTAGGTCTTCGATCTTCGGCGCGTCGCCGTTCTTCGGCGCGATGGTGCCGAGCCGGCGCTTGAGGGACTGCGGCTGGCCGTCGAACAGGGCCGAGTAGTACACCGCGTTGCTCATCACCTTCTTGACGTAGTCGCGCGTCTCGTTGAAAGGGATCGTCTCGGCGTAGATGGCGCCCTCGATCGGCCGGACGGCATCGCGCCACTTGCGCGCCCGGCCCGGCCCGGCGTTGTAGGCGGCGGAGGCCAGCACCGGATGGCTGTCCAGCTCGTCGAGCACCATCTTCAGGTAGTTGGTGCCGAGCGTGACGTTGACGTCGGTGTCGTTCGTGCGCCCGTGGTGGTAGTCCTTGAGGCCGATCTTCTTCGCCACCCAGCTGGCGGTCTTCGGCATCAGCTGCATCAGGCCCTTGGCGCCCACCACCGACTTGGCGTTGGTGATGAAGCGGCTCTCCTGCCGCATCAGGCCGTAGACCCAGCCCTCGTCGAGCTGCAGCGCCTTGGCCTTCGGCTCGACGTGCTCGCGGAACGGCGCCAGGTAGCGCATCGAATAATCGTGCTGGGCCAGGGTGCGGTCGGCGGTGTTGATGGCGCGGTCGAAGATCTCGTGCCGGTGGGCGAGCTCCGCCGCCGCCAGCAGTTTCCCGTCGTCCATGCCGCGCAGGGTCCAGTTCCACTCGCGGATGCCCTCGAGGCGCATGTCGATGCGGAACAGGGCGAGGGCGCGACGGATGCCCGGCAGGGCGGCGACGGCCTTCACTTCCTCGCCGGCCGGCTTTTGCGGCAGGGGCGGCGGCATGATGGGACGGCCGAGTTCGTCGTCGGCGAGGTTGCCGTAGAAGTTCGGCTGGCCGGCAATCCGCCGATAGAGCGCCCGCGCCTCCTCCTGCCGGCCGAGCGCCTCATGGGCGCGGCCGAGCCAGTAGATCCAGTCCGGCTGCGCCTGCAGGGCCTTCGGCATCTGCTCGATCGCCTCGTGCACCAGCGGCCAGTTGAGCGCCCGCAGTCCGACGCGCGCCTTCCAGGCCAGCTGTTCCTCGGTGAGGGGGGCGTTGCCGGCCAGGGCATACCAGCCGGCCGCCTCCGGCAGGTGCCTCAGGGCGGCCTGCCAGCCGAGCTGGCCGTAGATGTAGCCGCGATCCGCCGCGGAGAACCTGTCCTTGATGCCCTCCCACTGCAGGGCCGCCTGGACGGGATCGATGCGGGCGGTGCGCTGCACGGCGAACAGCGCCATTTCTCGGCCCTGGCGGCTCGCGGCGAAGCCGGACGGCAGCAGGGCCAGGTGGCGCATCGGCTTGTCGGCGATCGCATCGAGGGTCTTGGCGGAGGGCGCCTGGCTGGCCGGCAGATAGGCCGCGGTGGTTTTCGCCGCGCCGAGCTTCTTCGCTTCGAGCAGGCGGCGCATCCGCTCCCAGATGTCGTCGGTGCCGAGGCGCTTGTCGGCGATCAGCTGCTCCATGACGGGCACGCAGGCCTCGGGCAGCTCGGCGGCGGCGAACCACATCGGCCGCGCTTCCTCCAGCGCGCCGAGGTCGGCCAGGCGCAGGCGGTTCTGCAGGGCGTAGCAGGTGATTTCCTGGTCGGGCTGGACGAGCGGCGGATACTCCGCGTCGAAGGCATCCCACTCGCGGCGCTTGCCGAGCACCTTCAGCCATTCGCCGCGCAGCTTGTCGGCCAGGTAGCTGCCGGCCTGGCGGGAAAGGAAGCCGCGCAACTCGTCGGCGCCGGCCTCTTCCAGGCGCAGGCGCAGCAGCCAGTATTCGACATAGGGCTCGAGTTCATGGCCGCGCACCGCCTCGAGCTGTTTGGCCAGCTTGGCGCGGTCGCCGCGCTGGACGGCGTCCTTCGCGGCCAGCACGCGGTCGTCCGGCGACGCGGCGGCATGGAGTGCCGGCACCATGGCTGCCAGCGCCAGGGCGCACAGCAGCCGCTTCATTCGATATAGTTGCTTCAAACTGCCCACCATCGCTTTCGTATTTCAGGATAGCACACCGTCCATGACCGACCCTGCCGCCGCAGATGCGCTCCGCAGCTTCCGCAACGCCCTGCGCAACCGCCTCATCGCAGCGCGCGAGGCGCTGCCTGCCGAACTGCATGCGCAGCTGTCGCGCCAGATAGAACGCCACCTGGGTGCGCTGGTTGACGCCCTGAATCCCGCCGTGCTCGCCTTCTGCTGGCCGTTCCGCGGCGAATTCGACGCCCGCGCCCTGGTTGCGGCGCGCCTGCCGCGCGGCCTGCGCGCCTGCCTGCCGGTGGTGGTGGACAACGGATTGCCGCTGGAATTCCGCGAATGGGCGCCGCACAGCGAAATGATCGAGGACCGCTACGGCATCCACATCCCGGCGCGGGGCGAAATCTTGCAGCCCGACGCCATCCTCATGCCGCTCAACGCCTTCGACGCAGGCGGCTATCGGCTCGGCTACGGCGGCGGCTATTTCGACCGCAGCCTGGCCGCGCGCTCCCCCCGCCCGCGCGCCGTCGGCATCGGCTTCGAACTGGCGCGCATCGACAGCATCCGGCCGCAGGCCCATGACCTGCCGATGGACTTCATCGTCACGGAAGCGGGCGTATTTTCAGTCGAAGCCGGGCGGCTTCAGCCCAAAAACATCTTGTAGGCCGGGTTTTTCGTTTCGTCCCAGTTGGCGTAGCCGAGGTCCTTCAGGAAGGCGCGGAAGGTCGCCTTTTCGCGCGGCGGCACCTGCATGCCCACCAGCACACGGCCGTAGTCGGCGCCGTGGTTGCGGTAGTGGAACAGCGAGATGTTCCAGCTGGCGCTCATGCTGTTGAGGAACTTCATCAGCGCACCCGGCCGCTCGGGGAACTCGAAGCGGTAGATCAGCTCGTTCTCCACGGGAGCGTGGCCGCCGACCATGTGGCGCACATGCAGCTTGGCCATCTCGTCCTCGGTCAGGTCGAGCGTGTCGAGGCCGTGGCGGCGCAGGGCCTCCACCAGCTTGAGCGACTCCGCCCGGCTGCCCACCTGGACGCCGACGAAAACGTGGGCCT
The window above is part of the Denitratisoma sp. genome. Proteins encoded here:
- a CDS encoding HDOD domain-containing protein → MPKKIGKFDILRVLGTGAQSVVYLAHDPQLQREVAIKSLHLDSRDEARKRGLMEEARTVSRLRHPNIVPIFDAGEQDGDPYLVFEYVEGRNLAEQLRETGGMPAPRAVELMLPILDAVEHAHRHGIIHRDLKPSNILLNADGVPRVMDFGIAVRVNQDGTPGISEGILGTPAYLAPECINEGQASVQSDVFSAGLILCELLTGRPVVSGKSVLTVLHRMSTEPIRLPPEAAGVADDRLGDIILKATAMDTAARYPDVAALRAALKAWLTPQEEESSARPSEGGKQSTLDFLLRRMRHKSDFPALSEAISTINRLAASDQESVSSLSNTILKDVALTNKLMRLVNSAFYKQAGGGTISTISRAVMILGFGTVRSIATSLILMEHLQNKGQAAQLREEFVRAIMSGILARDMAKKGMVKDFEEAFICSMFHNLGRMLAYYYFPDETVEIRKHLAQSGGSEAAASARVLGISYEELGIGVARSWGFPDSMVGSMRRLPEGSVKKSAHPNEKLRVLAGLSDQLCAVFEQVPAERQKEELLKISRRFGDSIPFDNEQLQQTVKHSLEEVVNYTAAIRLNLQQSTLGRQIGAWSGQQPERGAAAGTDAAVISSIPGNLTRTAVAAALPAEALPAPAGEEAAGPSLEEAQAILNAGIQDITGSLVGDYALADILRIIIETMYRGIGFQHVLLCIKDARSNSMAAKFGFGPEIEEIIRRFRFPLGGRKDIFDVALSRGADILISDIRDPKISGHIPEWFGKTVAAETFILFPLVIKNAPVGLIYADKARAGELVIPENVLSMLRALRNQAVLAIKQSR
- a CDS encoding transglycosylase SLT domain-containing protein, whose product is MKRLLCALALAAMVPALHAAASPDDRVLAAKDAVQRGDRAKLAKQLEAVRGHELEPYVEYWLLRLRLEEAGADELRGFLSRQAGSYLADKLRGEWLKVLGKRREWDAFDAEYPPLVQPDQEITCYALQNRLRLADLGALEEARPMWFAAAELPEACVPVMEQLIADKRLGTDDIWERMRRLLEAKKLGAAKTTAAYLPASQAPSAKTLDAIADKPMRHLALLPSGFAASRQGREMALFAVQRTARIDPVQAALQWEGIKDRFSAADRGYIYGQLGWQAALRHLPEAAGWYALAGNAPLTEEQLAWKARVGLRALNWPLVHEAIEQMPKALQAQPDWIYWLGRAHEALGRQEEARALYRRIAGQPNFYGNLADDELGRPIMPPPLPQKPAGEEVKAVAALPGIRRALALFRIDMRLEGIREWNWTLRGMDDGKLLAAAELAHRHEIFDRAINTADRTLAQHDYSMRYLAPFREHVEPKAKALQLDEGWVYGLMRQESRFITNAKSVVGAKGLMQLMPKTASWVAKKIGLKDYHHGRTNDTDVNVTLGTNYLKMVLDELDSHPVLASAAYNAGPGRARKWRDAVRPIEGAIYAETIPFNETRDYVKKVMSNAVYYSALFDGQPQSLKRRLGTIAPKNGDAPKIEDLP
- a CDS encoding 5-formyltetrahydrofolate cyclo-ligase, which produces MTDPAAADALRSFRNALRNRLIAAREALPAELHAQLSRQIERHLGALVDALNPAVLAFCWPFRGEFDARALVAARLPRGLRACLPVVVDNGLPLEFREWAPHSEMIEDRYGIHIPARGEILQPDAILMPLNAFDAGGYRLGYGGGYFDRSLAARSPRPRAVGIGFELARIDSIRPQAHDLPMDFIVTEAGVFSVEAGRLQPKNIL